One region of Psychrobacter sp. DAB_AL43B genomic DNA includes:
- a CDS encoding F0F1 ATP synthase subunit B has translation MNINSTLIGQAIAFAIFVMFCMKFVWPPLIGAINDRQRKIAEGLNAAEKAKADLATAEQDVQQELNLAKTKAAALIEQANKSANQLVEDAKTQAQAEGERIRQQAQAAIDQEINQARESLRAQVAELAVLGAEKILQDTVDVQKHASMLNQLAAKL, from the coding sequence GTGAATATCAATTCTACCCTCATCGGTCAAGCCATTGCTTTTGCAATCTTTGTGATGTTCTGCATGAAATTCGTGTGGCCACCACTTATCGGCGCTATTAATGACCGTCAGCGTAAAATTGCTGAAGGCTTAAATGCTGCTGAAAAAGCAAAAGCAGATTTGGCGACCGCGGAGCAAGATGTACAGCAGGAGCTTAATCTGGCTAAGACCAAAGCTGCTGCGTTAATTGAGCAAGCGAACAAAAGCGCCAATCAACTTGTTGAAGATGCTAAAACGCAAGCCCAAGCGGAAGGCGAGCGCATTCGCCAACAAGCACAAGCGGCAATCGACCAAGAAATCAATCAAGCGCGTGAGTCATTACGTGCCCAAGTAGCTGAACTGGCTGTCCTTGGTGCTGAGAAGATTTTGCAAGACACAGTCGATGTGCAAAAACATGCCAGTATGTTAAATCAGCTGGCGGCTAAGCTGTAA
- a CDS encoding F0F1 ATP synthase subunit epsilon, giving the protein MATLQCRVVSAREELYSGEISMLIASGTEGEIGILPGHTPLITLLKPGAMRVQTPDGAEEVIYVSGGVLEVQPKMVTVLADTAMRAHNLDESKIVEARKKAEQMLVNQSDTVQTNAALASLAESVAQLQTIRKYKNRA; this is encoded by the coding sequence ATGGCAACATTACAATGTCGCGTCGTAAGTGCTCGTGAAGAGTTGTATTCAGGCGAAATTAGCATGTTAATAGCTAGTGGTACCGAAGGCGAGATTGGTATATTGCCAGGTCACACACCGCTTATTACTTTGCTTAAGCCTGGCGCAATGCGCGTGCAAACCCCAGATGGTGCAGAAGAAGTGATTTATGTATCAGGTGGTGTATTAGAAGTACAACCTAAGATGGTGACAGTATTGGCTGATACTGCCATGCGTGCGCATAATCTTGACGAAAGTAAAATCGTTGAAGCACGTAAGAAAGCGGAGCAAATGCTGGTCAACCAATCTGATACCGTACAAACTAATGCAGCTTTGGCGTCATTGGCCGAATCAGTCGCACAGCTACAAACTATTCGTAAGTACAAAAACCGTGCTTAG
- a CDS encoding F0F1 ATP synthase subunit delta: protein MADLSTLARPYAKAAFDYANENGAVNDWENFLFVAATVVNDKSFSTWLDNPAVSAEHKSAALVDLYDTEVASASDSAFKQLLGETQGARHDSNASYPKVSVALSNFVKQLSEQERLALLPEVYEHYRRHKAISLKQLDAYVTSAYPLTDAQRDTLQARLATSLNASVVIHESVDPSLLAGVTIKVGDKVIDDSMRGKLQQLKTQLTA from the coding sequence ATGGCTGACTTATCAACCTTAGCACGACCGTACGCTAAAGCCGCTTTTGACTATGCCAATGAAAACGGGGCAGTAAATGACTGGGAAAACTTCTTGTTTGTTGCGGCTACCGTTGTCAACGACAAGTCGTTCAGTACTTGGCTAGACAATCCAGCTGTTTCTGCTGAGCATAAGTCAGCTGCTTTGGTCGATCTTTATGATACAGAAGTAGCTAGCGCTAGTGATTCTGCTTTTAAGCAGTTATTAGGTGAGACCCAAGGGGCTCGTCATGACAGCAACGCCAGCTATCCAAAAGTATCAGTAGCACTTAGTAACTTCGTTAAACAGTTATCAGAGCAAGAGCGTCTGGCGCTGCTTCCTGAAGTTTATGAGCATTATCGCCGTCACAAGGCAATAAGCTTAAAGCAGCTTGACGCTTATGTGACCTCTGCTTATCCATTAACCGATGCACAGCGTGATACGCTGCAAGCGCGTCTTGCTACTTCGCTAAATGCGAGCGTAGTGATTCATGAATCGGTGGACCCAAGTCTCTTGGCAGGCGTTACGATCAAAGTCGGTGACAAAGTCATTGATGATTCGATGCGCGGCAAGTTACAACAGTTAAAAACACAGCTAACGGCCTAA
- the atpD gene encoding F0F1 ATP synthase subunit beta translates to MSSGRIVQIIGAVLDVEFNRNEVPKIFDALLVDGTETTLEVQQQLGDGIVRTIAMGSTEGLKRNLPVTNTGGPISVPVGIGTLGRIMDVLGRPIDEEGPVAADERWSIHREAPSYAEQSNSTELLETGIKVIDLLCPFAKGGKVGLFGGAGVGKTVNMMELINNIALKHEGLSVFAGVGERTREGNDFYHEMQEAGVVNTEDFSKSKVAMVYGQMNEPPGNRLRVALSGLTMAEYFRDTKDPATGKGRDVLLFVDNIYRYTLAGTEVSALLGRMPSAVGYQPTLAEEMGMLQERITSTQSGSITSVQAVYVPADDLTDPSPATTFAHLDATVVLSRDIASQGIYPAVDPLDSTSRQLDPLVIGEEHYNVARGVQEVLQRYKELKDIIAILGMDELSEEDKLVVYRARKIQRFLSQPFHVAEVFTGAPGKYVPLRDTIASFKAIIAGEYDSLPEQAFYMAGGIDEVVAKAEKMKSSAA, encoded by the coding sequence ATGAGTAGCGGTCGTATTGTACAGATTATTGGCGCGGTTCTTGACGTTGAGTTTAACCGTAACGAAGTACCTAAGATTTTTGATGCTTTGCTAGTTGATGGCACCGAAACCACTTTAGAAGTACAGCAACAGCTGGGTGATGGCATCGTACGTACGATTGCTATGGGTTCTACTGAAGGACTAAAGCGTAACCTACCGGTTACTAATACTGGTGGCCCGATTTCTGTGCCAGTCGGTATTGGTACGCTAGGTCGTATCATGGATGTTCTTGGTCGTCCTATCGATGAAGAAGGTCCAGTTGCGGCAGATGAGCGCTGGTCAATTCATCGCGAAGCGCCAAGCTATGCGGAACAATCAAACAGTACTGAGCTGCTAGAGACTGGTATCAAAGTAATCGATTTACTTTGCCCGTTTGCTAAAGGTGGTAAAGTTGGTTTGTTTGGTGGTGCTGGTGTTGGTAAAACCGTCAACATGATGGAATTGATCAACAACATCGCGCTTAAGCACGAAGGTCTATCAGTATTTGCGGGTGTTGGTGAGCGTACGCGTGAAGGGAATGATTTCTATCACGAAATGCAAGAAGCTGGCGTTGTTAATACCGAAGACTTTAGTAAATCTAAAGTAGCGATGGTATACGGTCAGATGAATGAGCCACCGGGTAACCGTTTACGTGTTGCACTGTCTGGTTTGACCATGGCTGAATACTTCCGTGATACCAAAGATCCTGCTACTGGCAAAGGTCGTGACGTATTACTATTCGTTGATAACATCTACCGTTATACACTAGCCGGTACTGAAGTATCAGCATTGCTAGGTCGTATGCCATCAGCGGTTGGTTATCAGCCAACACTAGCTGAAGAGATGGGTATGCTGCAAGAGCGTATTACTTCTACGCAATCAGGTTCAATTACTTCTGTACAAGCAGTATATGTACCTGCGGATGACTTGACGGATCCATCACCAGCTACAACATTTGCTCACTTAGATGCGACTGTGGTACTAAGCCGTGATATCGCGTCGCAAGGTATCTATCCTGCGGTTGATCCACTAGATTCAACCTCACGTCAGCTAGATCCATTGGTTATCGGTGAAGAGCATTACAACGTTGCTCGTGGTGTTCAGGAAGTTCTACAGCGCTATAAAGAGCTAAAAGACATCATCGCAATTTTGGGTATGGATGAGTTGTCAGAAGAAGATAAACTAGTCGTTTATCGTGCTCGTAAAATCCAGCGCTTCTTATCACAGCCATTCCACGTAGCTGAAGTATTTACCGGTGCACCTGGTAAATATGTACCACTACGCGATACCATTGCAAGCTTTAAAGCAATCATCGCTGGTGAATATGATAGCTTACCAGAGCAAGCTTTCTACATGGCTGGTGGTATCGATGAAGTTGTTGCTAAAGCAGAAAAAATGAAGTCTTCTGCAGCGTAA
- the atpG gene encoding F0F1 ATP synthase subunit gamma, with the protein MANLKEIRAKVTSIQSTQKITRAMQMVAASKMRRAQERMEVGRPYADSMRRVISHLVHASSDYKHPYMVSRPVDRVGYIVITSDRGLAGGLNINLFKALSKSIQQYQDQSVQAEFAVIGSKGVSFFKSFGGKVTAAVTDYGDKPTFEQINAPVQAMLDDYTNGKIDRIYVVYNKFVNAMTQKPTINQLVPLPESAFGEEESGIQTELSWDYIYEPDIKTLIDELLGRYIESIVYQAVMENIASEQSSRMVAMKAATDNAGDLINDLQLVYNKLRQAAITREISEIVGGAAAVS; encoded by the coding sequence ATGGCAAACTTAAAAGAAATACGTGCCAAAGTCACCAGTATTCAAAGCACCCAGAAAATTACTCGCGCTATGCAAATGGTAGCGGCTAGTAAAATGCGCCGTGCCCAAGAGCGCATGGAAGTGGGTCGCCCGTATGCTGATAGTATGCGCCGGGTTATTTCGCATTTGGTGCACGCCTCATCCGATTATAAACATCCGTATATGGTAAGCCGTCCAGTCGATAGAGTTGGCTATATTGTCATCACTTCTGACCGTGGTCTAGCGGGTGGTTTAAATATTAATTTATTTAAAGCCTTATCTAAAAGTATCCAGCAATACCAAGACCAGTCTGTACAAGCTGAATTTGCCGTGATTGGCTCTAAAGGTGTCAGCTTCTTTAAAAGCTTTGGTGGCAAGGTCACTGCAGCAGTGACTGATTATGGTGACAAACCTACTTTTGAGCAGATAAACGCACCGGTTCAAGCGATGCTTGATGATTATACTAACGGTAAAATAGATCGCATTTATGTGGTTTATAATAAGTTCGTTAATGCGATGACGCAAAAGCCAACCATTAATCAGTTGGTACCTTTACCAGAAAGTGCGTTTGGTGAAGAAGAAAGCGGCATTCAAACAGAACTGAGCTGGGATTATATCTACGAGCCTGATATCAAAACATTGATTGATGAGTTGCTTGGACGTTACATTGAATCGATCGTCTATCAAGCGGTAATGGAAAACATTGCCTCTGAGCAGTCCTCACGTATGGTTGCGATGAAAGCGGCGACAGATAATGCTGGCGACCTAATTAACGATTTACAGTTGGTTTATAACAAGCTGCGTCAAGCGGCGATTACCCGAGAAATCTCGGAAATCGTTGGCGGTGCTGCTGCTGTTTCATAA
- the atpE gene encoding F0F1 ATP synthase subunit C, translating into MDPVLGGYTVIAVALLIGLGALGTGIGFAILGGKFLEGVARQPELGSQLQTRMFIVAGLLDAIPMIGVGIAMLLLFANPLAG; encoded by the coding sequence ATGGATCCAGTATTAGGTGGTTACACAGTTATCGCAGTAGCACTACTTATCGGTTTAGGTGCACTAGGTACAGGTATTGGTTTTGCTATTCTAGGTGGTAAATTCCTAGAAGGTGTTGCGCGTCAGCCAGAACTTGGTTCACAGTTGCAAACTCGTATGTTCATCGTAGCAGGTCTTCTTGATGCTATTCCGATGATCGGTGTTGGTATTGCTATGCTATTGTTGTTCGCTAACCCTCTAGCAGGTTAA
- the atpA gene encoding F0F1 ATP synthase subunit alpha — protein sequence MQQLNPAEISNLIKQRIQDLDAGATAKNEGTIVKVSDGIVQIHGLEDAMYGEMIEFEGEVYGMALNLERDSVGAVVLGDFLKLQEGQKAYCTGRILEVPVGPELLGRVVDALGNPIDGKGPINAKMTDKVEKIAPGVIDRQSVDQPVMTGYKSVDTMIPIGRGQRELIIGDRQTGKTAMAIDAIIAQKASGIKCVYVAIGQKRSTIANVVRKLEQTGALEYTTVVVASASEPAALQYIAPYSGCTMGEYFRDRGEDALIVFDDLSKQAVAYRQISLLLRRPPGREAYPGDVFYLHSRLLERASRVNAAYVEKFTNGEVVGKTGSLTALPIIETQAGDVSAFVPTNVISITDGQIFLESSLFNSGIRPAVNAGISVSRVGGAAQTKIIKKLSGGIRTALAQYRELAAFAQFASDLDDATREQLDHGERVTELMKQKQYQPMSISEQAAVIYASNEGFLADVPVEKIGSFEEAYLRYMHDEQADLMKEIDDTANYNDDIAGRLKSSLETFKQNHSY from the coding sequence ATGCAACAATTGAATCCAGCGGAAATCAGTAATCTGATTAAGCAGCGCATTCAAGACCTTGATGCGGGTGCAACTGCAAAGAATGAAGGCACGATTGTCAAAGTATCTGACGGTATCGTGCAGATTCATGGTCTTGAAGATGCCATGTACGGCGAAATGATTGAGTTTGAAGGTGAAGTCTACGGAATGGCGCTTAACTTAGAGCGTGATTCTGTTGGCGCAGTAGTACTGGGTGACTTCCTAAAACTACAAGAAGGTCAAAAAGCCTATTGTACTGGTCGTATCCTTGAAGTTCCGGTAGGTCCTGAGTTGCTAGGCCGTGTTGTTGATGCTTTAGGTAACCCTATTGATGGCAAAGGTCCTATTAATGCCAAAATGACCGACAAAGTCGAGAAGATCGCCCCCGGCGTTATTGATCGTCAGTCAGTTGATCAACCAGTCATGACTGGTTATAAGTCTGTTGATACCATGATTCCAATCGGTCGTGGTCAGCGTGAACTTATCATTGGTGACCGTCAGACGGGTAAAACCGCCATGGCTATCGATGCGATCATTGCCCAGAAAGCCTCTGGTATTAAGTGTGTCTATGTTGCAATCGGTCAGAAACGCTCTACCATTGCCAACGTCGTACGTAAACTTGAGCAAACTGGCGCCCTTGAATATACGACTGTTGTAGTCGCTTCAGCGTCAGAGCCAGCAGCACTCCAGTATATCGCACCGTACTCAGGTTGTACGATGGGCGAATACTTCCGTGACCGCGGCGAAGATGCACTGATTGTATTTGATGATTTATCAAAACAAGCCGTTGCTTATCGTCAAATCTCACTACTATTACGTCGTCCGCCAGGTCGTGAAGCGTATCCTGGTGACGTATTCTACTTACACTCACGTTTACTTGAGCGTGCATCACGCGTAAACGCAGCGTACGTAGAAAAATTCACCAATGGTGAAGTGGTTGGTAAAACTGGTTCTTTAACCGCGCTACCTATCATTGAAACCCAAGCTGGTGACGTATCTGCATTCGTACCGACTAACGTAATTTCAATTACTGATGGTCAGATTTTCTTAGAATCAAGCCTATTCAACTCAGGTATCCGTCCGGCTGTGAACGCTGGTATCTCGGTATCACGTGTTGGTGGTGCTGCTCAGACTAAGATTATCAAAAAGCTATCGGGTGGTATCCGTACCGCACTGGCTCAATATCGTGAATTGGCAGCATTTGCGCAGTTTGCATCAGATCTTGATGACGCAACGCGCGAACAGCTTGATCATGGTGAGCGTGTGACTGAACTGATGAAGCAAAAGCAATATCAGCCAATGTCTATCTCTGAGCAAGCCGCTGTTATTTATGCATCAAACGAAGGCTTCTTAGCAGACGTACCTGTTGAAAAAATCGGTTCTTTTGAAGAAGCTTACTTACGTTATATGCATGATGAGCAAGCCGACTTAATGAAAGAGATTGATGACACTGCGAATTATAACGATGATATCGCAGGTCGTTTAAAGTCATCTTTAGAGACTTTTAAACAAAATCACAGTTATTAA